The genomic stretch TTTCATATATCGATGGTTTAGTTGATGAAGATTTACTTTCAGGTATTAATCAAAAAATATCTTCATTAAATCTTGATAACTTACTAAGTGCTAATCATTTAGCACAATTGATGGAAGGGAATCCATATTCACCATTTCCTCAATTTTTAACTACTGAACGACCGGATGTTGCTGCATTATCATTGCTTGAAGGAAAAGTTGTTATAGTAGTGGATTGTTCATCTGAAGTTATCATTTTACCAATTAATTTTGCAATATTTTTTAAAACGATTGATGATTATACTTCAAGAGCGATTGTTGCTTCATTTAATCGAATGCTTAGAATTGCTGCATTTTTTATTACGATTTTCTTGCCAGGAATATATATTGCAATCATCTCGTTTAATTATGAAATTGTTCCTTTGAAACTACTTTTATCAATTGGTGAATCTAGAGCAAAAGTTCCATTTGATCCTTTATTTGAGGCGATAGTGATGGAGCTTACATTAGAAATGTTAAGAGAAGCGGCTATTAGGTTACCATCCCCAATCAGTACTACAGTTGGCGTTGTAGGAGGAATTGTAATTGGCCAAGCAGCAGTTCAAGCGGGTATTGTTAGTAACATCATGGTAATAGTTGTGGCCATAACAGCAATTTCGTCATTTATTATTCCGAATTATGAAATGGCATCTAGTTTAAGAGTCATTCGATTTCCTGTTATGATTATGGCTTCACTTTTTGGTTTAATTGGTTTGATCGTAAGTACAATGGTTCTTATAATTCATGGGTTAAGCTTATCTAGTTTTAACAAACCGTATACTTTGCCTTTCTCTCCTGTTAATCGTGGGGCATTTATGGACACATTCATAAGAGTACCATTAAGAATTCTTTGGAAAAAACAAAGCAAACGTAATGAAGAATAGGATGTTAGAAGGGATTCTACATGATAATTACGAAATCAAAAATTACACAATTTCAATTTATTTTAATGATTTTTGGTATTCAAGTTGGAATTGGTATGTTGTCTCTTCCAAGAGAACTAGCAGACAAATCAGGGACAAGTAGTTGGATTGCAATTCTTTTTGGGGGCTTAATTTCAACTTTGATTAGCATTTTATTTATTAAATTAAGAAT from Arthrobacter citreus encodes the following:
- a CDS encoding spore germination protein gives rise to the protein MDYSSEQKQRLRKYNLRSSVIHTEGNLIENINIIQKVFPTSDLVKKKLIINDKSAMLFHLSGLVDEKKIAHFINTISTNSNVNETDLFITNNTERTNQILEIEKFILEGKSILLIEGDPISFVYSTENWPQRSYMPPSIDNSLKGSKISFVETYQSNIALLRRLIQNRDFQIKQTELGKENKTLVAISYIDGLVDEDLLSGINQKISSLNLDNLLSANHLAQLMEGNPYSPFPQFLTTERPDVAALSLLEGKVVIVVDCSSEVIILPINFAIFFKTIDDYTSRAIVASFNRMLRIAAFFITIFLPGIYIAIISFNYEIVPLKLLLSIGESRAKVPFDPLFEAIVMELTLEMLREAAIRLPSPISTTVGVVGGIVIGQAAVQAGIVSNIMVIVVAITAISSFIIPNYEMASSLRVIRFPVMIMASLFGLIGLIVSTMVLIIHGLSLSSFNKPYTLPFSPVNRGAFMDTFIRVPLRILWKKQSKRNEE